From Patagioenas fasciata isolate bPatFas1 chromosome 15, bPatFas1.hap1, whole genome shotgun sequence, a single genomic window includes:
- the C1QTNF8 gene encoding complement C1q tumor necrosis factor-related protein 8, giving the protein MSAVFLLLLASTANVGAVLEEGQPRREPRRLSCVRCCGPSEQPVSIVSSRYTRMSSDPAYSVPKVQPTIDITILKGEKGEMGQKGNPGAVGKEGERGLRGFNGRKGQKGQPGPQGHSCKQLYAAFSVGRRKPLHSSDYFQHVTFDTEFVNLYKHFNMFSGKFFCYVAGIYYFSLNVHTWNFKETYLHLMKNEKEVAILYAQPSDRSIMQSQSLMLDLQEGEEVWVRMFKRERENAIYSEESDVYIIFNGHLIKPAVE; this is encoded by the exons ATGAGCGCCGTGTTTCTCCTGCTCCTGGCGTCCACTGCGAACGTCGGTGCGGTGCTGGAGGAGGGTCAGCCGAGACGGGAACCGCGTCGCCTCTCATGCGTGCGATGCTGTGGACCTTCAGAGCAGCCCGTCTCCATCGTCTCCTCACGATACACAAGGATGAGCAGCGACCCTGCCTATTCGGTACCCAAAGTCCAGCCCACTATAGATATCACCATCCTCAAAG GTGAGAAGGGTGAAATGGGACAGAAAGGGAACCCTGGAGCAgttgggaaggaaggagaaagaggcCTACGTGGTTTTAATGGACGGAAAGGACAGAAAGGCCAACCTGGCCCGCAAGGCCATTCCTGCAAGCAGCTCTACGCTGCTTTCTCTGTGGGTCGGAGAAAACCCCTTCACAGCTCAGACTACTTCCAGCACGTCACTTTCGACACCGAGTTCGTGAACCTCTACAAGCACTTCAACATGTTCTCGGGGAAGTTCTTCTGCTATGTGGCAGGAATCTACTACTTCAGCCTCAATGTCCACACCTGGAACTTCAAGGAAACCTACCTGCACTTGATGAAGAATGAGAAAGAGGTGGCCATCCTCTACGCCCAGCCCAGCGATCGAAGCATCATGCAGAGCCAGAGCCTGATGCTGGACCtgcaggaaggagaggaggtctGGGTGAGGATGTTCAAGCGGGAGCGAGAAAACGCCATCTATAGCGAGGAGTCTGATGTTTACATCATCTTCAATGGCCATTTAATCAAGCCAGCCGTAGAGTAG